A genome region from Nocardia sp. NBC_00565 includes the following:
- a CDS encoding WS/DGAT domain-containing protein, protein MSTVAAQDATMYWLSSRTPNDLFMLYCFDDSGRPSAELREFVARRSARIADLSVRLRELPGDLDYPSWVPCDFRDEQFVEHVLPEPHWRGVCTVVGKLLGTGVDAAVRPWRLHVFRGIDGAPAPGRRGAAGPATVVVLQMSHALADGRRAAQIARALFTGPELATGTEAAADPFAGAADAHAGCLARRIGTAAIESAPVDRIPVDSALALLRMPLQFVRTVVRGYQAWRAQRELAELTTTGKLPEPGPGFTPSLINRSSALDGDLADRPAVAAHQVRMIVCAAERVRIPDRTVTVVVLTAVSIALERYLAARGEPVDRLGAQVPMALSDNRIAARNNYRSLGVDLFIDEPDPLVRADKIAAALTDRRTRARHPLLAAQDRVTAVTPAPLLRRDIDRFPIDIVPDSIAGHTVVSSVHRGPADLTFGNAPVRFTGGFPAIGSVMHLTHGVHGLGDTVTVSVHADTAAVPDIDTYTDLLRDALNEVFDCATGSVG, encoded by the coding sequence GTGAGTACGGTGGCCGCCCAGGACGCGACGATGTACTGGCTGTCGAGCCGTACCCCCAATGACCTGTTCATGCTCTATTGCTTCGATGATTCCGGGCGTCCCAGCGCGGAACTGCGCGAGTTCGTCGCGCGCCGCAGTGCACGCATTGCCGATCTGTCCGTCCGGCTGCGCGAGTTGCCGGGAGATCTGGATTATCCGTCGTGGGTACCCTGCGATTTCCGCGACGAGCAATTTGTGGAGCACGTCCTTCCGGAACCACATTGGCGAGGTGTGTGCACGGTCGTCGGCAAACTGCTCGGCACCGGAGTCGACGCGGCCGTGCGGCCGTGGCGGTTGCACGTGTTCCGCGGGATCGACGGCGCGCCCGCGCCTGGTCGACGAGGCGCGGCAGGACCCGCGACGGTGGTCGTGCTGCAGATGTCACATGCGCTGGCCGACGGGCGGCGCGCCGCGCAGATCGCCAGGGCGTTGTTCACCGGGCCCGAGCTGGCTACCGGGACCGAAGCCGCGGCAGATCCGTTTGCTGGGGCGGCAGATGCGCACGCCGGCTGCCTCGCTCGACGAATCGGCACTGCGGCAATCGAATCGGCACCTGTGGATCGCATACCTGTGGATTCGGCGCTGGCGCTGCTCAGGATGCCGCTGCAGTTTGTGCGGACGGTGGTGCGCGGGTACCAGGCGTGGCGAGCACAGCGCGAATTGGCCGAACTCACCACTACAGGAAAGCTTCCGGAGCCGGGACCCGGATTCACCCCGAGCCTGATCAACCGGTCGAGCGCGCTCGATGGTGACCTGGCAGACCGGCCTGCGGTCGCCGCTCATCAGGTGCGGATGATCGTCTGCGCCGCCGAACGGGTGCGGATTCCGGACCGCACCGTGACCGTTGTCGTGCTGACCGCCGTCTCGATCGCACTCGAACGCTACCTGGCCGCGCGGGGTGAACCGGTGGACCGCCTCGGCGCGCAAGTCCCGATGGCGTTGTCCGACAATCGGATAGCGGCCCGCAACAACTATCGCAGTCTCGGCGTCGACCTGTTCATCGATGAACCGGATCCACTGGTCCGCGCGGACAAGATCGCCGCGGCACTGACCGATCGCCGCACCCGCGCACGTCATCCACTGCTGGCCGCCCAGGACCGCGTCACCGCCGTCACCCCCGCCCCGCTACTACGCCGCGACATCGACCGCTTCCCGATCGACATCGTCCCCGACTCGATCGCCGGCCACACCGTGGTCTCGAGCGTGCACCGCGGCCCCGCCGACCTCACCTTCGGCAACGCCCCCGTCCGTTTCACCGGCGGTTTCCCCGCGATCGGCTCGGTAATGCACCTGACCCACGGCGTCCACGGCCTCGGCGACACGGTCACCGTCTCGGTCCATGCCGACACCGCTGCAGTCCCGGACATCGACACCTACACCGACCTCTTGCGCGATGCGTTGAACGAGGTATTCGACTGTGCGACAGGATCAGTGGGCTAG
- the qcrB gene encoding cytochrome bc1 complex cytochrome b subunit yields MAIDVGRKIGEQADSFDERYQAAKFIKRSINKVFPTHWSFLLGEIALYAFIILLLSGVYLTLFFDPSMNEVVYSGAYQPLRGVSMSRAYETALNISFEVRGGLFVRQVHHWAALLFAASIIVHLFRIFFTGAFRKPREANWVLGSLLLILAMFEGYFGYSLPDDLLSGTGLRAAFSSITLGIPVIGTWMHWLMFGSDYPGDIIIPRLFIAHVLLVPGIMLALIAAHIALVWYQKHTQFPGPGRTERNVIGTRIVPVFSLDQGAFFAFTLGVVAILGGLLQINPIWAFGPYNPAVVSAGTQPDFYMMWTDGMMRLIPPWELYLGRYTVPAPVWGALIMGLVFTMLITYPWIERRLTKDTVPHNLLQRPRDVPVRTAIGAMAIAFYVVLTLSGVNDIIAYKFDVSLNATTWVGRIGILTLPPLAYFVAYRICLGLQRSDRAVLEHGIETGIIKRLPHGEYIEIHQPLGPVDEHGHPIPLAYQGATVPKKMNQLGSAGKPGTGGFFRPDPRQESKRNLATEHVEEHKQLAVLRAAQEQTDGHGGNGQAH; encoded by the coding sequence ATGGCTATTGACGTAGGTCGCAAGATCGGCGAGCAAGCCGATTCCTTCGACGAGCGATATCAGGCTGCGAAGTTCATCAAACGGTCGATCAACAAGGTCTTCCCGACCCATTGGTCGTTCCTGCTCGGCGAGATCGCGCTGTACGCGTTCATCATCCTGCTGTTGTCCGGTGTGTACCTGACCCTGTTCTTCGATCCGTCGATGAACGAGGTCGTCTACAGCGGGGCATATCAGCCGTTGCGCGGCGTCAGCATGTCCCGCGCCTATGAGACCGCGCTGAACATCTCCTTCGAAGTGCGCGGTGGTCTGTTCGTGCGCCAAGTGCACCACTGGGCCGCACTCCTCTTCGCGGCCTCGATCATCGTGCACCTGTTCCGTATCTTCTTCACCGGCGCGTTCCGCAAGCCGCGCGAGGCGAACTGGGTGCTCGGCTCGCTACTGCTGATCCTGGCGATGTTCGAGGGGTACTTCGGCTATTCGCTGCCGGACGACCTGCTCTCGGGCACCGGGCTGCGGGCGGCGTTCTCGTCCATCACCCTCGGCATCCCGGTCATCGGCACCTGGATGCACTGGCTGATGTTCGGCAGCGACTATCCGGGCGACATCATCATCCCGCGCCTGTTCATCGCGCATGTGCTGTTGGTCCCCGGCATCATGCTCGCGCTGATCGCCGCACATATCGCGCTGGTCTGGTATCAGAAGCACACCCAGTTCCCCGGTCCCGGCCGCACCGAACGCAATGTGATCGGCACCCGCATCGTGCCGGTGTTCTCCCTGGATCAGGGCGCGTTCTTTGCGTTCACGCTCGGTGTCGTCGCGATTCTCGGCGGGCTGCTGCAGATCAACCCGATCTGGGCCTTCGGCCCCTATAACCCGGCCGTGGTATCGGCAGGCACCCAGCCGGACTTCTACATGATGTGGACCGACGGCATGATGCGCCTGATTCCGCCCTGGGAGCTGTATCTGGGCCGATATACCGTGCCCGCTCCGGTCTGGGGTGCGCTGATCATGGGCCTGGTGTTCACGATGCTGATCACCTACCCGTGGATCGAACGTAGGCTGACCAAGGACACCGTGCCTCACAATCTGCTGCAGCGCCCGCGTGACGTACCGGTTCGCACCGCGATCGGCGCGATGGCCATCGCGTTCTATGTGGTGCTGACGCTGTCCGGCGTGAACGACATCATCGCCTACAAATTCGATGTCTCACTGAACGCGACGACCTGGGTAGGCCGCATCGGCATCCTGACCCTGCCGCCGCTGGCCTACTTCGTGGCCTACCGCATCTGCCTCGGCCTGCAGCGCAGTGATCGCGCGGTGCTGGAACACGGCATCGAGACCGGCATCATCAAGCGGCTGCCGCACGGCGAGTACATCGAGATCCATCAGCCACTTGGCCCGGTCGACGAGCACGGCCATCCGATTCCCCTGGCATACCAGGGCGCGACAGTCCCGAAGAAGATGAACCAGCTCGGTTCGGCGGGCAAGCCGGGCACCGGCGGGTTCTTCCGCCCCGATCCGCGGCAGGAGTCCAAGCGCAACCTGGCGACCGAGCACGTAGAAGAGCACAAGCAGCTGGCGGTGCTGCGCGCCGCACAGGAGCAGACCGACGGCCACGGCGGCAACGGGCAGGCGCACTGA
- a CDS encoding DUF397 domain-containing protein, which translates to MEVDLTGAVWRKSTYSGPDGNCVEVAFLVDGNVAVRDTKDNGHGPLLAFTPGVWDAFLTGVTQGEFGRA; encoded by the coding sequence GTGGAGGTTGACTTGACGGGCGCTGTGTGGCGTAAGAGCACATACAGTGGCCCCGACGGGAACTGTGTGGAAGTCGCATTTCTCGTCGACGGCAATGTGGCGGTCCGCGATACCAAAGACAACGGCCATGGTCCGTTGCTGGCGTTCACGCCAGGTGTGTGGGACGCATTCCTAACCGGAGTAACGCAGGGGGAGTTCGGACGCGCCTGA
- a CDS encoding DUF309 domain-containing protein: MVERSRDEAGRARNPRPRDRFGRPLPVGSEGVPRIPDDLNLPPQQTLSFAQQLLDDGLAFNAHEVLEAAWKNGPFAERMLWQGLAQYAVGLTHIQRENPKGARTLLTRAVTRLRAYAKDSGAGHTDPDPSTDAPYDIDRAGLIAHAETLLIALDTGTPIPEDRLKPRLRIA, from the coding sequence ATGGTCGAACGTTCGCGCGACGAGGCAGGTCGCGCCCGCAATCCACGTCCGCGCGACCGGTTCGGGCGGCCGCTGCCGGTCGGTAGCGAGGGCGTTCCGCGAATTCCGGATGACCTGAATCTGCCACCCCAGCAAACTCTCTCCTTCGCTCAGCAACTGCTGGATGACGGCCTGGCCTTCAACGCACACGAGGTTTTGGAGGCCGCATGGAAGAACGGACCATTTGCCGAAAGGATGCTGTGGCAGGGGCTCGCGCAATATGCGGTCGGGCTGACCCACATCCAGCGCGAGAATCCGAAGGGCGCGCGCACGCTGCTCACCCGTGCGGTGACCCGGCTGCGCGCCTACGCGAAAGATTCGGGGGCCGGGCACACCGACCCGGATCCGAGCACTGATGCGCCCTATGACATCGACCGCGCCGGTCTGATCGCACACGCCGAAACCCTGCTGATCGCACTGGATACCGGGACGCCGATCCCCGAAGACCGGCTCAAGCCGCGGCTACGGATCGCGTGA
- the gluQRS gene encoding tRNA glutamyl-Q(34) synthetase GluQRS, translating into MGAGRYAPSPSGDLHLGNLRTAVLAWLFARSTGRRFLIRIDDLDRVRPGAEQRQLADLAAIGLDWDGHVVRQSDRLPRYQAAIDELTAAGRTYECYCTRREIQQAATAPHGPLGHYPGTCRNLTDAQRAAHRGDERPAALRLRVTTGEFDIVDELHGHYRGPVDDVVLRRGDGIPAYNLAVVVDDAEQGIDQVVRGDDLLPSTPRQAYLATLLGLPVPQYAHVPLVLNAAGKRLAKRDGAVTLADQLALGNTPDRVAAALACSLGFPPLSPAELLDGFDPANMPEEPWILDGNGLLQPARCP; encoded by the coding sequence ATGGGCGCGGGCAGATACGCGCCGAGCCCGTCCGGCGATCTGCACCTGGGCAATCTCCGAACAGCCGTGCTTGCCTGGCTTTTCGCGCGGTCGACCGGACGACGATTCCTGATCCGCATCGATGATCTGGACCGGGTGCGGCCGGGCGCCGAACAGCGCCAACTGGCCGATCTCGCCGCGATCGGACTGGACTGGGACGGACACGTCGTCCGGCAGAGCGACCGGCTACCCCGCTACCAGGCGGCCATCGATGAACTCACCGCCGCCGGGCGCACCTACGAGTGTTATTGCACCCGAAGGGAAATTCAGCAGGCGGCGACCGCACCGCACGGACCGCTCGGCCACTACCCCGGCACCTGCCGCAACCTGACCGATGCTCAGCGGGCCGCGCATCGCGGCGACGAACGTCCGGCGGCGTTGCGCCTGCGGGTCACCACTGGCGAATTCGACATCGTCGACGAGTTGCACGGGCATTACCGCGGACCGGTCGACGATGTCGTACTGCGCCGCGGCGACGGGATTCCGGCGTACAACCTCGCGGTCGTGGTCGACGATGCGGAACAGGGCATCGACCAGGTCGTGCGCGGTGACGATCTATTGCCGTCGACCCCGCGCCAGGCCTATCTCGCAACCCTGCTCGGCCTCCCGGTTCCGCAGTACGCGCATGTGCCACTGGTGCTGAACGCGGCGGGAAAGCGGCTGGCGAAGCGAGACGGTGCGGTGACACTCGCCGATCAGCTCGCCCTGGGCAACACACCAGATCGGGTGGCGGCCGCGCTCGCTTGTTCACTGGGCTTTCCCCCACTGTCCCCGGCCGAGCTACTGGATGGATTCGACCCGGCCAATATGCCCGAGGAACCGTGGATACTCGACGGGAATGGGTTGTTGCAACCCGCGCGATGTCCGTAA
- a CDS encoding RDD family protein, translating to MTSGGYDPNQNPQGGQPYGQQYPQGGQQYPQGGQQYPQGGQQYPQGGQQYPQGGQPQYGQQPPQYGQQPQYGQQPYGQPQDPYGQQQPYPQQPYGGQPEYGYGGQPGDIGTRIGARVIDHLIVGIPVYIIIFFIVGSGLGGQIVTGLVSSIALLGYFVGMETSQGTTLGKKMLGLKVVAPGGAAKISPETSIKRNLYVALGIIPCIGGLAELGLIIYMIITTSQDPNKQGWHDKFAGGTQVLKG from the coding sequence ATGACAAGCGGTGGGTACGACCCCAACCAGAATCCGCAAGGCGGGCAGCCGTATGGGCAGCAGTACCCGCAGGGCGGCCAGCAGTACCCGCAGGGCGGGCAGCAGTATCCACAGGGCGGGCAGCAGTATCCACAGGGCGGGCAGCAGTATCCACAGGGCGGGCAACCGCAGTACGGCCAGCAGCCGCCGCAGTACGGACAGCAGCCGCAGTACGGCCAGCAGCCATACGGTCAGCCGCAGGATCCCTACGGCCAGCAGCAGCCCTACCCCCAGCAGCCCTACGGCGGGCAGCCGGAATACGGCTACGGCGGGCAGCCCGGTGATATCGGAACCCGGATCGGTGCCCGCGTCATCGATCATCTGATCGTCGGCATTCCGGTCTACATCATCATCTTCTTCATCGTGGGCTCCGGACTCGGCGGGCAGATCGTGACCGGCCTGGTCAGCTCCATCGCGCTGCTCGGCTACTTCGTCGGTATGGAGACCTCACAGGGCACCACCCTCGGCAAGAAGATGCTGGGTCTGAAGGTTGTGGCGCCCGGTGGCGCGGCGAAGATCAGCCCGGAGACCTCGATCAAGCGCAACCTCTACGTTGCCCTCGGCATCATTCCGTGCATCGGTGGTCTGGCCGAGCTCGGCCTGATCATCTACATGATCATCACCACCTCGCAGGACCCGAACAAGCAGGGCTGGCACGACAAGTTCGCCG